The Piliocolobus tephrosceles isolate RC106 chromosome 2, ASM277652v3, whole genome shotgun sequence genome window below encodes:
- the PXYLP1 gene encoding 2-phosphoxylose phosphatase 1 isoform X2 has translation MDVLTALLLLVHLIPVSTAKNGVSSKSRKRIMPDPVTEPPVTDPVYEALLYCNIPSVAERSMEGHAPHHFKLVSVHVFIRHGDRYPLYVIPKTKRPEIDCTLVANRKPYHPKLEAFVSHMSKGSGASFESPLNSLPLYPNHPLCEMGELTQTGVVQHLQNGQLLRDIYLKKHKLLPNDWSADQLYLETTGKSRTLQSGLALLYGFLPDFDWKKIYFRHQPSALFCSGSCYCPVRNQYLEKEQRRQYLLRLKNSQLEKTYGEMAKIVDVPTKQLRAANPIDSMLCHLCHNVSFPCTRNGCVNMEHFKVIKTHQIEDERERREKKLYLGYSLLGAHPILNQTIGRMQRATEGRREELFALYSAHDVTLSPVLSALGLSEARFPRFAARLIFELWQDREKPNEHSVRILYNGVDVTFHTSFCQDHHKRSPKPMCPFENLVRFVKRDMFVALGGSSTNYYDACHREGF, from the exons TCCACCTGATCCCGGTGTCAACAGCTAAGAATGGAGTGAGTAGCAAGAGTCGAAAGAGAATCATGCCCGACCCTGTGACGGAGCCCCCTGTGACAGACCCTGTTTACGAAGCTCTTTTGTACTGCAACATCCCCAGCGTGGCTGAGCGCAGCATGGAAG GTCATGCCCCGCATCATTTTAAGCTGGTCTCAGTGCATGTGTTCATTCGCCACGGAGACAGGTACCCACTGTATGTCATTCCCAAAACAAAGCGACCAGAAATTGACTGCACTCTGGTGGCTAACAG GAAACCATATCACCCAAAACTGGAAGCTTTCGTTAGTCACATGTCAAAAGGATCCGGAGCCTCTTTCGAAAGCcccttgaactccttgcctcttTACCCAAATCACCCGCTGTGTGAGATGGGAGAGCTCACCCAGACAG GAGTCGTGCAGCATTTGCAGAACGGCCAGCTGCTGAGGGACATCTATCTAAAGAAACACAAACTCCTGCCCAATGATTGGTCTGCAGACCAGCTGTATTTAGAGACCACTGGGAAAAGTCGGACCCTACAAAGTGGGCTGGCCCTGCTTTATGGCTTTCTCCCAGATTTTGACTGGAAGAAGATTTATTTCAGGCACCAGCCAAGTGCGCTGTTCTGCTCTGGAAGCTGCTATTGCCCGGTAAGAAACCAGTATCTGGAAAAGGAGCAGCGTCGTCAGTACCTCCTACGTTTGAAAAACAGCCAGCTGGAGAAGACTTACGGGGAGATGGCCAAGATCGTGGACGTCCCCACCAAGCAGCTTCGAGCTGCCAACCCCATAGACTCCATGCTCTGCCACCTCTGCCACAATGTCAGCTTTCCCTGTACCAGAAATGGCTGCGTCAACATGGAGCACTTCAAGGTAATTAAGACCCACCAGATCGAGGATGAAAGGGAGAGACGGGAGAAGAAATTGTACCTTGGGTATTCTCTCCTGGGTGCCCACCCCATCCTGAACCAAACCATCGGCCGGATGCAGCGTGCCACCGAGGGCAGGAGAGAAGAGCTCTTTGCCCTCTACTCTGCTCAcgatgtcactctgtcaccagttCTCAGTGCCTTGGGCCTTTCAGAAGCCAGATTCCCAAGGTTTGCAGCCAGGTTGATCTTTGAGCTTTGGCAGGACAGAGAAAAGCCCAATGAACATTCCGTCCGGATTCTTTACAATGGCGTCGATGTCACATTCCACACCTCTTTCTGCCAAGACCACCACAAGCGTTCTCCCAAGCCCATGTGCCCGTTTGAAAACTTGGTCCGCTTTGTCAAAAGGGACATGTTTGTAGCCCTGGGTGGCAGTAGTACAAATTATTATGATGCATGTCACAGGGAAGGATTCTAA
- the PXYLP1 gene encoding 2-phosphoxylose phosphatase 1 isoform X1 — protein MLFRNRFLLLLALAALLAFVSLSLQFFHLIPVSTAKNGVSSKSRKRIMPDPVTEPPVTDPVYEALLYCNIPSVAERSMEGHAPHHFKLVSVHVFIRHGDRYPLYVIPKTKRPEIDCTLVANRKPYHPKLEAFVSHMSKGSGASFESPLNSLPLYPNHPLCEMGELTQTGVVQHLQNGQLLRDIYLKKHKLLPNDWSADQLYLETTGKSRTLQSGLALLYGFLPDFDWKKIYFRHQPSALFCSGSCYCPVRNQYLEKEQRRQYLLRLKNSQLEKTYGEMAKIVDVPTKQLRAANPIDSMLCHLCHNVSFPCTRNGCVNMEHFKVIKTHQIEDERERREKKLYLGYSLLGAHPILNQTIGRMQRATEGRREELFALYSAHDVTLSPVLSALGLSEARFPRFAARLIFELWQDREKPNEHSVRILYNGVDVTFHTSFCQDHHKRSPKPMCPFENLVRFVKRDMFVALGGSSTNYYDACHREGF, from the exons TCCACCTGATCCCGGTGTCAACAGCTAAGAATGGAGTGAGTAGCAAGAGTCGAAAGAGAATCATGCCCGACCCTGTGACGGAGCCCCCTGTGACAGACCCTGTTTACGAAGCTCTTTTGTACTGCAACATCCCCAGCGTGGCTGAGCGCAGCATGGAAG GTCATGCCCCGCATCATTTTAAGCTGGTCTCAGTGCATGTGTTCATTCGCCACGGAGACAGGTACCCACTGTATGTCATTCCCAAAACAAAGCGACCAGAAATTGACTGCACTCTGGTGGCTAACAG GAAACCATATCACCCAAAACTGGAAGCTTTCGTTAGTCACATGTCAAAAGGATCCGGAGCCTCTTTCGAAAGCcccttgaactccttgcctcttTACCCAAATCACCCGCTGTGTGAGATGGGAGAGCTCACCCAGACAG GAGTCGTGCAGCATTTGCAGAACGGCCAGCTGCTGAGGGACATCTATCTAAAGAAACACAAACTCCTGCCCAATGATTGGTCTGCAGACCAGCTGTATTTAGAGACCACTGGGAAAAGTCGGACCCTACAAAGTGGGCTGGCCCTGCTTTATGGCTTTCTCCCAGATTTTGACTGGAAGAAGATTTATTTCAGGCACCAGCCAAGTGCGCTGTTCTGCTCTGGAAGCTGCTATTGCCCGGTAAGAAACCAGTATCTGGAAAAGGAGCAGCGTCGTCAGTACCTCCTACGTTTGAAAAACAGCCAGCTGGAGAAGACTTACGGGGAGATGGCCAAGATCGTGGACGTCCCCACCAAGCAGCTTCGAGCTGCCAACCCCATAGACTCCATGCTCTGCCACCTCTGCCACAATGTCAGCTTTCCCTGTACCAGAAATGGCTGCGTCAACATGGAGCACTTCAAGGTAATTAAGACCCACCAGATCGAGGATGAAAGGGAGAGACGGGAGAAGAAATTGTACCTTGGGTATTCTCTCCTGGGTGCCCACCCCATCCTGAACCAAACCATCGGCCGGATGCAGCGTGCCACCGAGGGCAGGAGAGAAGAGCTCTTTGCCCTCTACTCTGCTCAcgatgtcactctgtcaccagttCTCAGTGCCTTGGGCCTTTCAGAAGCCAGATTCCCAAGGTTTGCAGCCAGGTTGATCTTTGAGCTTTGGCAGGACAGAGAAAAGCCCAATGAACATTCCGTCCGGATTCTTTACAATGGCGTCGATGTCACATTCCACACCTCTTTCTGCCAAGACCACCACAAGCGTTCTCCCAAGCCCATGTGCCCGTTTGAAAACTTGGTCCGCTTTGTCAAAAGGGACATGTTTGTAGCCCTGGGTGGCAGTAGTACAAATTATTATGATGCATGTCACAGGGAAGGATTCTAA